The DNA window atgtgaagagtaaaaaatCACAGgactgttttatttaaaaatatatagaaagggaaaatgacttagttttcgaaaaaccgattaaacttatggtttaagagaaatcgggtttccaaaaggacagagtcgccacttaatttttagtaaaaaaatcaagaaaaaatcagagggttttcaaaagatttaaacagataaaatcaattgaaaaagggttcgaagttcaatgtacattccgagaaggtgttaggccctcggaatgcccgctaactcgcggttgaccggcgatttgaccaaaatgattttaactaattttgaaattttaacgaagtaaaagaactcatttactttaactaaatattttaaaatttaactaagtaaagaacACAcaactttgactaattttgaaagtttaataaaataaaagaactcATTCAGTTTAactaattatgaaattttaactaagtaaaaaaagcttatttatttaaactaactttttgaaatttttaactaggtaaaagaactcatttattttaacttatttatttatcactattttttttttNGATTTACGTGGAAAACCCTTCgatgtgaagagtaaaaaacCACAGGACCAAAAGCTCCACTATAAACACCAAGAGTTACAAAATTGTTCTCCAAAATTGGCCACAAAACAAGTGCCAAACAACGAGCAACAACAAATCAAGATTACACCAAAACTAGAGAATTAAAGAAGAGATTTCACCCAAAACGCGCTACTGTTCACGCCCCAAAATCAGAAGCTACAGACCTCCAAATCCGATCTCCACCATTGAATTGCAAGAACCAGATGCTGAGAACTGCCAGTTCAAATTTGAGCACGATCCAACGGTTAACGAAGCGGCAAACTCTGTCTGAAGCGGACTGCCTGAGCAGAAAATTTCCAGAAGCAAAAACgagattttttctcttttttctctcaatctctaaaacgaaactctcttgatttttctctcttgtgTTTCTAAAAATAAGACCAAATAAGCCTTATATATGCCACATAATATTTTGGGTTATGGGCTAAAGTGGGCTAGTTCTAataagacttttatttatccacataggaAGGGAAAAAAGATCCTAAACCCAACAATACAATCAAGTTATGACCAATTAGAAGACCACTTAAAGCCTTGCCTTCTTTACATGGGATTGTTTCCAGAAGACCATAAGATTCCAGTGGATAATCTGCTGAAGTTGTGGATGGCTGAAGAGTTTGTATTGAATTCTGAAACAGAGAACATCGAGGAAGCATCTCGAAATTGCTTGAGTGATTTGCTTAACAGAAGCCTAGTAATGGTCTCCGGAATGAGAATTGATCATGTTGTAGAATACTGCTCACTTAATGATGTAGTGCGTGAGTTCTGCTTGAGAAAACTCACAGAAGACAAGTATACTCAGGTCGCAGTGCCATACAATCCGTATCAACATTTGCATTCCACGGAATCACGGTTATGCATTTATATTCATGATGATCTTATTAAACAATTAGATCATTCCGACTACCAGCTGGATAAGATTCCAATGCTCGATTTCAAGGAAACAAAATCTCTGGAGTTCATTGCTCATCCAAAACTCAATACATGGAATAACCTATATTCAAATCCTTTACATTTAGCAGTTAAATTCAGATCTATTCGGGCAGTGTATTTGATGGAGTGGATATCACATCTACACAATCTCCAAACTCTACAGCTCCGGTCCAATGAGAAGTTACACCTAAGGGCTGCTACTTTATGGGAAATGACGAAGCTAAGGCATATGAATATAGACTGTTTTTCGTTGGTATGGGAAGACATTAATGAAGAAGGAAGTTTTGAAGAATGTTCAACAATGCTAGAGAACATGAAGACTTTTCACACTTGCCATATATTGTTAGATAATAAGAATCCAAGGTTCTGGTGGAGGTTTTCAAATCTCGAAGATCTCAGCCTCCACGTCAAATGTGTACCTAAGTTTCCTTTGTTTTCCATACCGAAAGTTCATACTAGCCTTCATTCTCTTTCTCTGGTTTTATCTTTCACGGAATTCTGGGATTCAGTTGGCCGATGGGAGAGCTATTGTGTGTTCCCTCCAAATCTTAGGCATTTGTGCCTTGCAGGCTGTTTGTTAACTGAACAAATGATATTATACATTGCAAGATTGGAGAATCTTGAGAGTCTGAAATTAGAGTTGGGAATTCCTTTGGGGAGATCAGAGAGCTATTGTTGGGACGTCACAAATGTGGAGTTCCCTGCACTCAAATATTTGACATTACTCGGTATGCAGATAGACGAATGGAAAGCTTCAGAGGAATCCTTTCCCGTGCTTGAGGTGCTATCTATAAAAGCTGGTTTCGAATTCCTGGAGATCCCTCCTAGCTTTCAGGATATTCCAGCACTGCGACTTATTGAACTGTTTGACTGCAACGACTATCTTGTTGATTCAGCTTTGAAactcaaaaaagaaattgaagaaaacacAGGAAGTGACGGTCTCCAAGTTGTTAAATTGAAGGACTAATAAAGCTTATAGCGGAAAACACCTCTTTAGTTTCTTCCATCTCATATATATGGAGAAAACAATTCTCTGTATGTATATTCAATCTTGTAATGCTCATGAATTTGTTAAACTgcttatttgattttaaaaggCCTAAATTACTCAATCACAGAGACTACTCTATCAAAGTCAGACTTTcagaaattaatatatattaaaacaaaTGAGATTAGGGGTTGCGAAAATCAAACCAATCATAAATCGAACTGAAAAAGtgttattagtttatttttattggatTATTATTGGATTAACAGttatttaatggttttataaaaatattattggatTATTTTcgatattgattttttaatattgggttaatCGATAatcaattaagaatataataagtaatttgttattttgttctttagtcatacataaatattaaacaaaaaatattaatataattactatattaaactataactataaagACTCTACACAATTAACACTACTTAATTTTGTCCTCTGCATTTATCCTTTTGGGACATAACCCTACACTctgttttactttatttatccTTTTAGGGCATCTCTAACCCTACattctattttactcttcaaatatataattctttattttatttttcaacaatcaacttcaacccaattctctattttactctctaaaaaaatcttttatctctctcctcaatattattttattatttctatttcattcttattttcttatttcataatataaatcatttatttctttttcccaATAATTACTTGATATAATTTTCAtttgatataaaaaattattttttcaaattttatttaatataaaattatattttatcctaaatttttaaataacataaattggaagaaaatattacataatatacaaattaatggacaaattcaaataaaagtgaaatacaattacataaacattacataaacactccatttttgaaattattacatTGCTCCCATAAAttctctattaatgcattacggagttcaaaatgagtatttttgtctgtaattttttatgtctaggtaaaaattgttcaaatcggagattttcatctaccaccATTTTTGTCGTTGGAGTTGGAGCCTCTATGtcatcttgaattggtgcattaagatcacgttcatcctcaattatcatgttgtgcaatataatacatgtagtcattatatcatgtagcaCTTCCTTTTCTCCAAAAACGTGACGGTCCTGCAATAATTGCAAAACGTGATTGCAAAACTCCGAATGCACGTTCAACATCTTTTCAGACATGATTCTTGTTTCATCacgaattaattattatgttatgtattgtattttatcttgtatttaaattattatgttatgtattgtattgttatcttgtatttaattaatcatattatgtattgtacttttaaattaaatttttcatcttatcattttaattttgtttattctttatagtgaacattgataataaaatcaaattatattattgacaaaaattagaaaatattaaaatactgTTAATTCTGGatgaaaatagtatatattaaataaaatattttttaaaatattatattacatttaaaaagaattatgaatattagatatttaattaatgaaattatatgtaaaataatatgttaattagaaagtaatagaaataataataaaatatttaaaaagtgaaataaagagtgtgaatagtagttctccatatttggagaactactattcagcTCTCTAAATATGAAGAATAGAGAGTGATATGAAGGTGGGTTAGAGTGCCCATTCTCTATTTTGCTCTCAAAATATAGAtaatagagagtaaaatagaggtgggttggagatggtcttaggTTTTAGTATTACTTTCATCTTTATTGTTGCAATTTTGTCTGTTTTGCTTGTTTCGATGTATATCTGTATCATGTCAAATTATTGGacaagtcatatatttgttttgaaagtattttcttattggttaaattgaaaaccgaaccgttaaagACCAGAAATCAATAAATCAAAAACcgataacaaatatcttattaGTTTGACTATCGGTTTAACacatttaaaaattgaaaatcgaTAATTTGAATCGATAATACTTAAAATTGAACTGAACCGACGATTCACACCCCTAATAGAGATAGTACGATTTTCAAATAGGTCATACGTtcaataaaaacatattttaaattaggcataatatataaatttgtcctttaacttgattccaatttaCAGTGCTCTAACTTTTAGTGTGCACaaaaaaacacttaaacttgtataaagttgaacaaataaacaTATGCGTCCTACGTGGCATCACACAAAACAATTCGAGTCTTATGTGGTatcctatgtgtattatgtcatttAGGACTCATAACTtcatacaagtttatttatctatttgtgCACACCTAAATTTGGAGAATATAAATGTAaaatgaagtcaagttaaaggatatatttatgtattatgtctttaaattaagtgacaaaataaaaatcaaaccgTTAAAAAACAAAagtcatctttttctttttactttttttattaactcTCCGCAATGGATATAGTGTAACAACTGTTTCAAGTAGTCCTTCTAGTTCATATCAAGTGAATTGTTaggatattttttatagttcaaaaaaattattcaaaatgaaAATGCGTCAAAAGTTATCTTTAAACCATGggacattgaaaaaaaaagaggctCTCTAATAGGttagtttaaaaatatcattaatattaCTTAATAAGTAGAAAATGTTCTTTTcctaataaatatattagtattatttttctttttaaacatattCATTcctcataaaatattattaaaaaaaattcatttctggcttcttttctttttaaagttaCTTTAACCaataatgaataataattaaaattgaaacttcatttatttttaattaataatataagtcACGTATATAAGATCATAATAACTTATGATCATTAATTCAGTAATATTCTTTAATCGCATTTTCTTGGTTAACTTTAAgctctttttatttgatttgctTCTCTACTTATTTACTAGGCATATTATTCCTTTAAGAAGTTAAattttagagtcaaattatcttatagttaatatttttcttagagGACGTGCATaacaaaaatgacaagtaaaatagACAggaggaaatgtttttttttctattcttaatattaaatagctatataaaataaaatataggaGTACTTTCTTTGTTCAAAAAAATGAACTTCTTTCTTTAAGTCTGGGATCCGATCTGCCACTATAAGGGAAAGGGGCTTCAAACAAAACTTGATAAAATTTGACGTgaaatttcatatataatttaatcGTCGACAGGTCACTAaatttttcctcctttttcaaGCTTTGGTCCAAACCCAACAGTGTGTTTGTTTGTAAAATCAAATGCATTTTGCCGGAAATAAAAATTCGCCGAATGATCATTTTTGGTAATAAAAGATTATTGAGTAACGAATTTTGACTCAGGGGACCCTAGAATTAATATCTCTAGTAACTGAAAGAAAATATCCGAGGTAAAAGTGTATTGTAGTGGATATATTTGTGACACATAAAAGTTGTTGCCCAATTGTGTTTAAAACAGTACCACTGGttaaaacaaactttgcagaaacacgaagttattAAAGTTTAATGAACTAGTGAAaaacagaagaacataaattaattcacgaAAAAACTAAGATCTATAAAAtataccagaatctggaaatgaCAGAACggaaaaagatcaagcccactgaatgcacagtgtcccttTAAGGAAACTATtgccctctagtatccgaggtttgatttaaAATATGTCCTCCCaagatagaatgatctcaatcaccagtgtattgatacccaaaacacTGGTGTCAGCGACCCattcaacggcagtaaagtacacgaaaaatatttgtgcaaaagaagaagaagaaatcagaaatttCCGCAAGTAAAAAGTCTGAAGAATAACTGGTATTTATATccaagaggaactggttccgaaagattgcaacctttcagaaaccaCACGACCATTTCAGAatgtttgcaacctttcaaacagTCATCTCCAACGgcgggaaattcaaataaaacgggaaagtaatttaaataaaaccGGTCACGCGAATCCAAGTCTGGTCGGAACATTTCGGttaactaactaattaattgaaatattttggccatttaattaattaaataaataaataaaacaaaactttggcaaaaaataatctctggatcgatcattttccaaagccaaAGTCGAAGCCGAGCCAAGCGAGCGACGATGACGGCGTGAATGGGATCCTTCTTTCCAACCctttaacaattaatagaagtgtttctctatttaaactcttctatttttctttccaccaccaatgagggagaaatgcatttttactaaagcataagaggacttttcaagttcctctcttttcatcttccctctattttccattaactcttgctatatACCCAATAATTCCCACATGAATGGGGAGTGTTTATAACATAACGAATGCACGGAcgagtgtgtactttacaagcagtgatcaattgcatctggataagtaggttttcCCTTagactttccgtagtgaacatatctcggatatactcggtcaatcggtagatgcgatatctttgaattgtcgagctttggtgtatacctagacaaccatatgatgtcacacaattaaccctttaccgtttatggttcttacggttgtATTCGTTTCaaccatgaacacctcctggtttgatgagtgtatagagaataggcttttaacaaaaaattccctttgaagcggcttacacttcacactcacataggtgatttctaactgTGTCATCTCGTAGaaacactatttggtcaaatctgcaaacttagcaaatcattaaaaactttaagctttattaactcattaacaagccttaaagtCTTAACCTTGTTCCTaaacattgtcttcatcatgagaatggattgagttgattgacaatgtcgaaccgtcagtcaaaactttgtttttctccttaaatctagctcttgggatctccagtctgctagatagagttaccgccatgcTGACTTATCCTAAGCCGTAAATCCATTCCCTTGGATGATCATTCAACTGCCTCTCTCACTAGGCCTTTCGTTagtggatctgacacattatcgcttgacttcacatagtcaattgtgataattccactagagagcaGTTGTCTTACGGTGTTATGTTGCCGTCGTATATGACGAGACTTCCTGTTGTACATGACGCTCCCTGCCTTACCTATTgctgcttgactatcacaatgtatGCAAATAGGTCCCACAGGTTTAGGACAGAATGGAATATCCTTTAAGAAATTTCggagccattcagcttcttcaccaGCATTATCTAAATCAATAAATTCAGATTCTATTGTGGAGCGAGTGATACATGTCTATTTGgacgatttccaagagactgctcctccaccaagtgtaaacacataaccacttttggattttacttcatttgacccggtgatccaatttgcatcactatatccttcaatcacggcaggatatttattataatgtaaATCATAGTGTTGTGTATGTTTCAGATACCCCAACACACGTTTCATTGCCATCCAGTGAGTTTGATTAGGATTACtagtgaaccgactcagtttgctaatagcacatgctatatctggtcgctagtgctattaacatcctaattgatgttatccttgttagTGGAGagtgcacagtgtccccttaaggaaattattcccctctagtaactgaagtttgatttggaatatgtcctcccaggatagaataatctcaatcaccagtatattgatacccaaaatgctggtgtcagcgagccactcaacgacaataaagtatacgaaaaatatttatgcagaagaagaagaaattagaaATTTTCGTAAgtaaaaagtttgaaaaataactggtatttatagccaagaggaactggttccgaaaggttgcaacctttcagaaaccaCACGACTATTTCAGAAaatttgcaacctttcaaacggtcatggttgttcctgaaagttgcaacctttcagaacagttATCTCCAACTgcgggaaattcaaataaaacggGTCACGCAAATTCGAGTCGGGTCGAAACAtttcggttaattaactaattaattgaaatgttttggccatttaattttatttaaataattaattaaattatttaaaacaaaactttgtccaaaaataatctctcgCTCGATCATTTTTCaaagccaaagccaaagccgAGTGAcaacgacggcgcgagggggtccctctttccaacccttttaacaattaatagaagtgtttctatatttaaactcttctatttttctttccaccaccaatgagggagaaatgtctttttactaaagcataagaggacttttcaagttcctctcttttcatcttccctccatttcccattaactcttgctatatACTCAACAAAACTTTACATGTTACATTACTTTGATATGtttgggtttggtttttttcttctctatatTCTGAAATGATGttgttttcatttcttttatgaaaggtgACAAAGCTATGGAGGTGATTGGAACTTGTGGAAAAGGAACTTCTGGAGAGACTTCAAACAAATGTAGTATTACATCAATTTATGATGAAGAAGTTGTGGGCTTTGAGAAACATGCAGAAATAATAATGAAGAAATTGATACGAGGAACAAAGGAGCGGGATGTTATCACCATCTATGGGATGCCCGGTCTCGGTAAAACAACTTTGGCAAGAAAGGTATACAACAGTCCCtatattgttaattactttGATGTTAAAGCATGGTGTGCTGTGTCACAAGCATATAATAGGAGGACAGTATTGGTTGAGATTTACAAACAAGCTACTAATGATAAGATCAAAATCAAAGAGGACGATGTTGTGGCTGACATGTTGCGCAAGGTTCTAATAGGCAAGGGATACCTCATCGTATTAGATGACATTTGGGATGTCAAGGCATGGGAAGATTTGGGAATATGTTTCCCTCAAGGTGAATGTGGAAGCAGAGTAATGGTTACAACACGAATTGAAAAAGTGACTAAGCATCTTCAGCACCACAGTGATCCCTATTCTCTTAGCTTTCTAACATCCAAAGAGAGTTGGGAATTATTGGAGAAGAAGGTATTTCGAGGAGAGAGTTGTCCCCCGGATCTGTTGGGCTATTGCCCATGTTCCAGCCAAAGGCCCATGGCCTAATCCTACTTGAAAAAGGATtggaattattttctttatttggttTCCAATTCTATTAGGAAAAGGATTGAAATAGTAATCCTATTTGGAGTTGGTTTTGACTTTGTAAGGAAAAGTacaactctataaatagaggatggTCTTGAGAGAACAATTTAGATTGCTCATTAATATTGTCTTTGAAAGACATTAGGACATAAGAGTAGTTTTTGCAAGagataagagaaaagaaaaaagggttCTTTTGCTGCAGTCTTTTATTCCGTCTAGCAACCTTCAGATCGTGTTTTCCGATTAACTAACCGTTGGATCGGGCTGAAATTTTTATTGAGTGTTCCTGACATCTTGGTGGTTGATTTGAACGGTGGAGATCGGATTCGGAAGTCAGAAAGATCCTGTTTTAGGCCCCGAACAGCAGTTGGGTTTGGGTGgtgtttctttctatttatcttttgttaGTGTAGCTATTGTTTGTTCTCTTTTGGCACTTGTTATGTAGCCATTAGAAGAACAACTGTAACTCTCTTATTGTTATAGTGAAGCAATTCGGATCTTGTCGATCCCGTGGTGGTTACCTGTTAGGATTTTGccttgattttcttaccataatttaagatttattttttcttaaagaaaagacaaaacattaccataaatgtttttacttttcttgaaaggaaaatataatattctttcatatttgatttattctctcattttaggactctttttctagtaagaaaaggttttaggactctataaatattagtttgtttcttctaacacaaaacaataacatccacaatgtagtcgtttaagagtcttgtttatggggagatttattctctctaaagtttcaatgttttttctttatattagttttgatataataatattttgatttttagtataagtttttgttatctgatttatcaactatatgatttgcaaattgtaagcttccgcatgacgccctaatcatccttcataacccaacattACCTTCGTTTTGAAGGATTTTTCCACGTTAAACTTGGTGttctttattttagtttttcgTTTTCATCTTTTCGTCACAACAGGATCTACTGGAAGCAGGGTTACAAGTTGCCCTACACTGTAAGGGATTGCCTCTTGTGGTTGTCTTGATTGCTGGAATTATAGCAAAAACAGAAATGGAGGCGTCCTTGTGGCGCGAGGTTGCAAATGACTTAAGTTCCCTTGCTTTAGGAGAGCAGAGTATGAAGGTGATACAATCAAGTTATGACCATTTAGAAGACCACTTAAAGCCTGCCTTCTTTACATGGGATTGTTTCCAGAGGACCATAAGATTCCAGTGAACGATCTGCTGAAGTTGTGGATGGCTGAAGAGTTTGTATTGAATGCCGAAACAGAGAACATGGAGGAAGCATGCCGAGTTTGCTTGAGTGATTTGCATAACAGAAGCCTAGTAATGGTTCCCAGAATGAGAATTAATTGTGACATAGAATACTGCTCACTTCATGATGTAGTGCGTGAGTTCTGCTTGAGAAAACTCACAGAAGACAACTATATGCAGTTCATAGCGCCATACAATCCGTATCAACAGTTGCATTCCACGGAATCACGGTTATGCATTTATATTCATGATGATCTTGTTAAACAATTAGATCATTCTGAATACCAGCTGACTAAGATTCCAATGCTTTATTTCAAGGAAACAAATTCTTTGGAGTTCATTGCTCATCCAAAACTCAATACATGGAATAAGCTATATTCAAATCCTTTACATTTACTTGTTAAATTAAGATATATTTGGGCATTGCATTTGACAGATGTGGAATTGCCAAATTCATGGGCTACTGCAATGCAATCGCTATCTCAGTTGAGGTACCTTGCACTTTATGTCAAACAATTTGATTTAAAGTGGATATCACACCTACACAATCTCCAATCTCTACTGCTCCGGTCCAACATCATTGAGAATTTACACCTTAGGGCTGCTACTTCATATGAAATGAGGAAGTTACGGCATGTGAAAATAGGCCGTTTTTCCTTGGTATGGGAAGACAATGGCGAAGGAAGTTTTGAAGAATGTTCAACAACTCCGCTAGAGAACATGAAGACTGTTGGCACTTGCTATATAAGCAGGGATGATATGAATTCAAGGTTCTGGTGGAGGTCTCCGAATCTTGAAGAACTCAGCCTCAACCTTAAATGTGTACCTAAATTTCCTTTGTTTCCCATACCGGAAGTTCATACTCGCATTCATTGTCTTTCTCTGGTGTTACCTTTCATGAATTTCTGGGATTCAGTTAGATGAGAAAACTATTTTGTGTTCCCTCCAAATCTTAGGCATCTGCGCCTTGCTGGCTGTTTCTTGACGGAAGAAATTGTTTTAAACATTGCAAGATTGAAGAAGCTTGAGAGTCTCAAATTAGAGTTGGGAATTCCTTTTCGGAGATCATAGAGGTATTGCTGGGACGTCACAAATGTGGAGTTCCCTGTACTCAAATACTTGACATTACTGAGTATGCAGATGGAAGAATGGAAAGTTTCAGAGGAATCCTTTCCCGTGCTTGAGGAGCTATCTTTACAAGTTTGTAACGATTTCAAGGAGATCTCTCCTAGCTTTGCGGATATTCCAACACTGCGACTTACTGAACTGTCTAACTGCACGGATTCACTTGTAGTTTCAGCTATGAATATCAAAAGAGAGATAGAAGAAAACACAGGATGTGACAGTCTCCATGTTGTAGGAAAACTGCTCTCTTTACACATCTAAATTCTACTTCTGTATTGTCACATTATTATCTCTTCGTTTTATTAGTGAAATTTTTAACTTAGGAAGCTGAGGTTGCAATTCAACTTTCAGATAGAATAAAGTTGGTCCgtttctcaaaattcaaaagcaAATTTGACTCTaggagtaaaaataaaagattttagAATACATATACCAAATGCAACAAAATAGTACCTAAACTGCcctaaaatattttgtttcttcttttacATGTATCATCAATATAATTGTTCTTTagattatatgattttttttctattggaCATTGAATACATGAATCGGTAAATAAAATACATCTGATAAGATATAAGCAATATAGAAAAGAGATATGGAGACTAGAATGTAGAGATCGT is part of the Solanum stenotomum isolate F172 chromosome 8, ASM1918654v1, whole genome shotgun sequence genome and encodes:
- the LOC125875036 gene encoding putative late blight resistance protein homolog R1B-16; this encodes MDVVETSGKPSTKPSSTSIYDDDEVVGFEKHAEIMMKKLTQGTKERDVISIYGMPGFRKTTLARKVYYHPSIVNHFDVKAWCAVSQAYNRRMLLAEIFKQATNDDSEIKEEDDVADMLRKSLISRRYLIVLDDIWDVEAWEDLGTCFPQGKYGSRVMVTTRIEQVSKDLHHHSDPYSLSFLTFGETWELLEKKVFRGESCPPDLLEAGLQVAQHCKGLPLVVVLIAGIIAKMEREASLWLEVANDLSSFALGEQSMKVIQSSYDQLEDHLKPCLLYMGLFPEDHKIPVDNLLKLWMAEEFVLNSETENIEEASRNCLSDLLNRSLVMVSGMRIDHVVEYCSLNDVVREFCLRKLTEDKYTQVAVPYNPYQHLHSTESRLCIYIHDDLIKQLDHSDYQLDKIPMLDFKETKSLEFIAHPKLNTWNNLYSNPLHLAVKFRSIRAVYLMEWISHLHNLQTLQLRSNEKLHLRAATLWEMTKLRHMNIDCFSLVWEDINEEGSFEECSTMLENMKTFHTCHILLDNKNPRFWWRFSNLEDLSLHVKCVPKFPLFSIPKVHTSLHSLSLVLSFTEFWDSVGRWESYCVFPPNLRHLCLAGCLLTEQMILYIARLENLESLKLELGIPLGRSESYCWDVTNVEFPALKYLTLLGMQIDEWKASEESFPVLEVLSIKAGFEFLEIPPSFQDIPALRLIELFDCNDYLVDSALKLKKEIEENTGSDGLQVVKLKD
- the LOC125873477 gene encoding putative late blight resistance protein homolog R1B-12: MEVIGTCGKGTSGETSNKCSITSIYDEEVVGFEKHAEIIMKKLIRGTKERDVITIYGMPGLGKTTLARKVYNSPYIVNYFDVKAWCAVSQAYNRRTVLVEIYKQATNDKIKIKEDDVVADMLRKVLIGKGYLIVLDDIWDVKAWEDLGICFPQGECGSRVMVTTRIEKVTKHLQHHSDPYSLSFLTSKESWELLEKKVFRGESCPPDLLEAGLQVALHCKGLPLVVVLIAGIIAKTEMEASLWREVANDLSSLALGEQSMKVIQSSYDHLEDHLKPCLLYMALFPEDHKIPVEHLLKLWMAEEFVLNAGTENMEKACRVCMTDLLNRSLIMVSGMRFYRDVEYCSLHDVVREFCLRKLTEDKYMQLAVPFNPYQHLHSMESRLCIYIHDDLVKQLDHSNYQLDKIPMLDFKE